From a region of the Acomys russatus chromosome 4, mAcoRus1.1, whole genome shotgun sequence genome:
- the Tp53rk gene encoding EKC/KEOPS complex subunit TP53RK: MAGVSREPEAEGEAEALAAARERSRLLLSGLELVQQGAEARVFRGRFLGRAAVVKHRFPKGYRHPALEARLGRRRTVQEARALLRCRRAGIAAPVVFFVDYASNCLYMEEIQDSMTVRDYIQSTMETEKDPQGLLGLARRIGQVLAGMHDQDLIHGDLTTSNMLLKRPPEQLHIVLIDFGLSFVSGLPEDKGVDLYVLEKAFLSTHPNTEPVFEAFLKSYGASSKKSSPVLKKLDEVRLRGRKRSMVG; encoded by the exons ATGGCTGGCGTGTCCCGGGAGCCGGAGGCGGAGGGGGAGGCCGAGGCGCTGGCTGCGGCGCGCGAGCGGAGCCGCCTCTTGCTGAGCGGCCTGGAGCTGGTGCAGCAGGGCGCCGAGGCTCGCGTCTTCCGCGGCCGCTTCCTGGGCCGCGCGGCCGTGGTGAAGCACCGCTTCCCCAAGGGCTACCGGCACCCGGCGCTGGAGGCGCGGCTCGGCCGGCGGCGGACGGTGCAGGAGGCGCGCGCGCTGCTCCGCTGCCGCCGCGCGG GGATCGCTGCCCCGGTTGTCTTCTTTGTGGACTATGCTTCCAACTGCTTGTATATGGAAGAAATCCAAGACTCCATGACTGTTCGGGATTATATTCAATCCActatggagactgaaaaggacccACAGGGCCTCCTGGGCTTGGCCAGGAGAATCGGTCAGGTTCTGGCTGGAATGCACGACCAGGACCTCATTCACGGGGACCTCACCACCTCCAACATGCTCCTGAAGCGGCCCCCGGAGCAGCTGCACATCGTGCTCATCGACTTTGGCCTGAGCTTCGTGTCAGGACTGCCAGAAGACAAAGGCGTCGACCTCTATGTCCTGGAGAAGGCCTTCCTCAGCACCCACCCCAACACCGAGCCTGTGTTCGAGGCCTTTCTGAAGAGCTATGGCGCCTCGTCCAAGAAGTCCAGTCCGGTGCTGAAGAAGTTAGATGAGGTGCGCCTGAGAGGGCGAAAGCGGTCCATGGTCGGGTAG